The nucleotide sequence CGACTAGAGATTAGTGGACCGGTCGTCTAGTTGCAACCACCAGCATGGAGCCAAGGGGCACAGGCCGACCCCCGGGCGTCCGGCGGGGCGCCCGGGGGCTGCGGATTCTCGGTATAGACGATCGGTCGTACACTTGCCGCCATGGGACGCACCAGTGATGCGAAGGAGAAGATCCTCAACGCCGCGCACTCGCTCATCGAGCTGCGTGGCTACTCGGCGCTGGGTGTCGCCGAGATCTGCAAGGCGGCCGACGTTCCCAAGGGCAGCTTCTACTACTTCTTCGAGTCGAAGGAGGCTCTTGCCCTGGCCGTCCTCGACGAGCACTGGCAGACGCAGCGCGGCGACTGGGCCCGGGCCCTGCACGACGACGGGGAGCCGCTCTCGCGGCTGCGCCGGCTGTTCGAGCAGACCCAGGCCGGACTGCGCGCGGGCCAGCAGAGCTGTGGAACGGTCTCCGGATGCATGTTCGGCAACCTCACCCTGGAACTGAGCAACCAGACCGAGCCCATCCGCGCACGCCTTCAGCAGATCTTCGACGCTCAGGTGGAGATGGTCGATACGGTCATCGCCGAAGCCCGGGAGCGCGGGGAGGTCACCGTTGGCGACACCCGTAACGCTGCCCGGTCGGTCGTCGCTCAGCTCGAGGGCCAGGTGCTGTTCGCCAAGCTCTACAACAACACCCAGCACCTCGAAGCCCTGTGGGACAACTGCCTGGCGCTGCTCTCCGCACGCCCGACGGGCGTGGCGGCCGTCAGCTCCTGACCAGTCCGGGAGCGACCGGCCGGGGCCGTCGGTCGGCGAACAGCTTGGTGCCGGCGTAGTACCCCACCGCGCCCACGACCAGCCCGACGAGCCAGGACAGATCGGCGCCGCCGAGGGATCGCACCAGCGGGCCGACGTAGATGCTGCTGTTGATGAACGGCAGTTCGGCGGCGATCGACACCACATAGACGAGCACCGCCCACCAGGTGAAGGTGCCGTACCGTCCGTTCTTCGTCAGCAGTTCGGGAATGTCGTAGTGGCCGCGGCGAACGAAGTAGTAGTCGGTGAGGTTGATCGCGGTCCACGGCACCAGCAGGTAGAGCACGAACAGGGTGATGTTCTGGAACGTCTCCAGCAGGCTGCCGCTGGCCAGGATGGCAAGCGCGCTGGCGAGGGCGGCGAAGCAGATGACGAAGATCGCCCGGGCCGTCGCGGTCGAGCGCACCCTGCCCTCCGCGGAGAGCGCGCTGAGCGCGGTGAGGAACGCACCGTAGGGACCTTCGGCACCCGCCGGGACCAGCCCTAGGAGCAGCGCCGCGACCACGAGCCAGCCGAACGACGGGAACCGGTCGGCCAGGAACCCGATCGCGTCGGAGTTCACCGCGTCGCTGTTGACCGTCGCCGCCATCGCCCCGATGACCATCGTGGCCGCGCCGCCCCCGGCCGAACCGAGGTAGGTGTAGGAGAAGGTGACCCTGGTCGGCGTGGACTCCGGCAGGTAGCGGGAGTAGTCGGAAACGTAGGGCGCCCAGGTGACCTGCCAGGCGACGCACACCGAGATCGCGGACACGATCACGCCGACGGAGTGCGTGGTGGGGCCGGGCGGATCCGTGGGCAACTGGGGGAGAAGCCGTACGAACAGCGCGAGGAACGCCACCCCCGAGATCACCGCGACCATCCGGCTCGCCGCGTGGATCAGCCGGTATCCCACCAGGGGGATCAGCAGCAACACCACGTTGAACACCACGATGCCCAGGGCCTTCGGCAGATGCGCCCAGGTGGCGATCGCCTGTCCGGCGACGAGGCTGCCCTCGACGGCGAAGCCGAGGTACATCAGCACGACCATGACCGAGGGCAGTATCGCGCCGTAGAAGCCGAACTGGGCGCGGCTCTGCACCATCTGCGGCAGGCCGAGTTGGGGCCCCTGCGCGGAGTGGTAGGCCATGAACAGCGCGCCGACCAGGTTCCCCACCAGGATGCTGATGATCGACCAGGTCAGGCCGAGTCCCATCCCGACGGGCACCGCACCGATGATCAGGGTGTTGATCTGGACGTTGTTGGAGAACCACAGGGCCAGTTGGTGCCATGGCCGGCCGTGGCGTTCCGAGGCCGGAATGTGTTCGATCGTGCGCCGCTCCAGCGCGAACGACGGGTGCTGTTCCATCACATCTCCCGTGCGCCGTCGACGGCCTCGGCGATCGCGGCCAGCGCCGCGGCATGCTCGGCGCGGCCGTCCCGGGGGTGCGGGAGGCTGGAGAACTTCACGATGACGACGTTCCGGACCGGGTCGAGCCAGAGGTACTGGCCGAAGATGCCGATTCCGAAGAACGTGCCCACCGAGTCGCCGGGCGCCCACCACTGGTTGCGGTATGTCCCGTGGGGATGGATCGACCCGAGATCGCGGTCGGGCAGCACCGCCGTCCGGCCGCCCCGGCGGGTGGCGCGGACCCACTCCTCGGGAATGACCTGGCGGCCCGCCACCATGCCGCCGTCGAGCACGCACCGGCCGAACCGGGCCAGATCACGGGCGGTGGCGTGGATTCCGGCGCAGGCGTACGGGGCGCCCACCGGGTCCAGAGTGATCACGGCGTCGTGTTCGGCGCCGATCCGGGACCAGATCCGTTCACCGAGCAGATCCGGATAGGGCCTGCCCGCGGCGCGCTCCAGCACCCAGGCGAGTACGTCGGTGGTGGCCGAGCAGTACTGGAACCGGAGCCCGTGCGGGCCGTCGGGGGCCAGACCGGCCAGGAAGGCCCGTACGCCGTCGGGGTCGCCGTCATGGCGGGGCCGCCAGCCGGCCGCGCGGTCCCCGACCTGTACCTGTGATCCCGGGTCGTCGTAGTCCTGGCTGTAGCGCAGCGCCGCGGTCATGTCCAACACGTCGCGCACCGTAGCCGTCCCGTACGCCGACGACGCGAGTTCCGGAACGTACGACCGCACCGGAGCCGACACGTCCAGGGTTCCGTCGGCCACCAGGCAGCCCGCGGCCATGCCGGCGATCGACTTGGAGATCGACATCAGCGCATGCCGACGATCCGGCGCCGCCTCGCCGTAGTAGCGCTCGAACAAGAGCTGGTCGCCCCGCAGCACGACGATCGCGTCGGTGGCCGTGCGTGCCAGGAACTCGGCCACCGTCGAGGAACCGTCGGCGGTCGTGATCGGCACCTCGTCCAGCTTCGTCCCGGCCGGGACGAACCGGCGGCAGGCGGTGTGGCCGCGCGGGATCACCGCGGTGTCGAAGAGCCGCTCGACATGGTTGAACGCCCACCGGTTGGCCGGGGGTTCCAGCCAGTTCTCCACCGTGGCCGGGTTTTCCGGAGAGGCGTCGGCCGCCGTGGCCGGCACCCCCTCCCCGCCGGGGCTCGTCGGGCGCCTGCGCGAGGGCGCGGTGTCGGTCTGCTCGCTCACAGGCTCGCTCATGGCTCTGGCTCCTGGTCCGGATGGGGCGTTCAGTGAGGCAGAACTCAGCGTCGCGAACGCGCATCATGCTGTCCAATACCGATTGCTTCGCCGATCCCATGCCGATTCGGCATAATGCGCGGGTGGAACTCAAACGCATCCGCTACTTCCTCGAGGTGGTCCGCGCCGGCACCGTCACCGCGGCGGCGGAACGGCTGCACATCGCCCAGCCGGCGGTGTCCCGGCAGCTGCGCTACCTGGAGACCGAACTGGGACTTGTCCTGTTCGACCGGATCGGGCCGCGACTCCGGCTGACCAGCGCGGGACGGCAGTTCGCCGAGGTCGCCGAGGATCTCGTCCGCCGAGCCGACCGGATCGAATCCGCGGCCCGGCAGATGGCCCGCGGCGAGCTGTCCCAGGTGGTCGTGGCCGCCGCCCAGACCACCATCACCGAGGTGCTCGCACCGTTCGTCGCGACGCTGGCCCCCGACGATCCGTTCATCTCGGTACGCGAGGTGCCCGCGGACCAGATCCACAGCACCGTGCGCGAATACGCCGACCTCGGCGTCGCCGCGGGGCCGGCCGACGACCCGACGCTGACCTGGCGCCTGCTGACCGACGTTCCGCTGCGGGCCTATGTCGCCCCCGGCCACCGCTGGGCCACCGAGGGCCGACACGCGATCACGATCACCGAGCTGGTCACCGAGAACCTGTTGCTGCTGACCCGGGAGCACCCGGCGCGCGGGATCCTGGACCGGGCGGTGTCCCAGGCGGGCCTGACCTACGCGCGGGTGGCGGAAAGCGGCAACGCCCTGATGTGCGAGGCGCTCGCGGCGAGCGGTTTCGGCGTCGGTGTCATCACCGACCTGCCCCGGTTCGGCGGCCACCCCCTGCTGATCGACACCGGCGCACGGACGACGCTGCGCCTGTCACTGCACGCCTGCTGGTCGCCGCAGCACTACGCGGCGGGCGCGCTGGCCACCCTCGTGGACCGCCTCGCCGGGTTCGCCGCGACGTACGTCCACGACACCGCCTGGCGAACCGGGACGGGATCCCCGGGCGGGCCGAGCTGATCGGCCGATGCGGCACCGAGCCCCGGTCAGTCATGGGTGGGGCCGGTTGCTGTGCCGTCACCCTCGCCGTTCTGCCGCGTGCGGCGGTGGTGGTGGTAGGCGCTGCGGACGTTGCGGGCAACGGCGATGGCCGCGGCGGTGAGGAGGGCGGAGGCGAGGTTGCCGGTGAGGTCGTGGAGGAGGAAGTCCTCCAGGTTGTCCCAGTCCATCGGTTGGTGGCGTCCCGTCTTGCTCGTGGATGACTGACGCCCTCACCGTTCTCCCAGGTCAAAGTGTTGCGGAAGGGTGCAACACCCGCCTGTCGGCACCTTTTTCCCTTGATCGATTTTGTCCGGTCCCGCCGGGTGGGGAGACTGGTACGCCCCGAGAACGCGGGGTATGCCCGGACGGGGGGACGGGATGGACGCTGAAGCCGCCGACGGCGAGTACCGGCTGGCGAGCGCTGCCTACGCCGAGGGACTGCGCGTCGCCTACCAGCAGATCCCGGACTCATACCGGACGTTCGCGCGCAGGCAGGAGGTCACCTTCGACTACACGGCCGTGTCGCGCTTCCTGTCGGGTGACAGGGTGGCGCCCCCGGAGTTCATCGACTGCCTGGCCTCGGTGCGTCGGGCCGTGAACGCCCCACTGCTCGCGGCGGAACGGGCGCGGCTGCGGGAGTTATGGCTGGCGGTGATGCGGACGAGCGGCAATCCCCACCACCGCCTCGCCTATCTGGAACATCAACTGGGCACCGTACGCGAGCTGCTGACGCAGGCGGAGGAACGGGCCGGCACCGACCGCCGGCGCTTCGAAGCCTTGCGGACCCGCCTCGAAGCCCTCCAGGAAGAGCTGGGGAAGGCACGCGTCGCCGCCGGCCGCGCGCGGGCACTTCGCGAGGAGAACACCTGGCTGCGGCGTCAGCTCGTGGCAGCGGCCGACTACGTCAAGGACACCGAACGAGAGCTCGGGGAAAGCGAGCGCCGGCGCACGGGCCTTCAGGAGACGGCCCGCCTGCTGGAGCAGGAAGTCGCCGTGCTCCGTCGGCAGGTTGAGTCCCTGCATCAGGAAGCACCGGCAGCCGTCCCCGCGGCCGCGGGAGGCGCCAGGGTCGGTGTCGGGGCCGCTGCCGGTACTCCGAGCGACCCGGCGGTGCGGACCCTCCCCAGGACGATCATCTCCCGTATCGCTTCTCACCAGCTCACCCGATGGCAGCGAGGCGTGGTGTTGGTAGCCGGTATCGGAGTCACCGTGGCGCTCACGTCGTGGATTCGAAGTTCCATCGACTGGCTTCCAGGGATGGACTACGCCAAGGGGGACAGACCTTCGGAGACCGCCAAGGAATGCAACCTGGAGACGGGCTGCTCGCCGGCCTACTGGTCGTGGAAGATCCCCTCGGGCGGAGCGATCGAAACAACCTTCTGGCTCGATATCTCCGACAAGAGCCAGCAGCCTCGAGGAACCCTCGAAATCCTGAATGGAAATCGATGCGAGGGAACCGTCGAATGGGCCATCACCGCAGGTACCGGGCAGGTTTCGGCGGGCACGGTCACTGCCGGCAAGGCCACGTCGGTCACTGGCGGCGCGCCATCCCACAGCGGCCAGATCACCATCTCCGCGCGGCGCACCGACAGCGAAGGATGCCAGGCAACCCTCTCCTGGACGGATGCGCGAGTCGAATGAACTCCCGCCGTCGCCCGCGGGGCCTCAGCGGGGGATGAAGCGGTCGATCAGGAGGGCGAGGCGCTGGGGGACCTGGTCGGCGGGCATGCGTCCGGCACGGGTGAGGGTGACCAGTCCGTGCAGCGCGGCCCAGAACGTCTCGACGAGCAACCCCGGTGCATCGGAGCCCGCGTGGTCGTGGAGAGGGTCCAGCAGGGCCTGGTACGCCTCGCGCAGGGGGGCGGGCGTGGCCTCGTCGGCGAAGGGCAGGCCGTTGTCGAGGCTGAACATCGCGTCGTACAAGGCATGGTTGCGCTCGGCGAAGTCCGTGTAGGCGTGGGCCAGCGCGGTCACCGCCTCCCGGTCGGCGGGCCCGTCCGGCACCGCGGCGCGCAATGCGGTCTTCAGCTCGGCGAATCCCTCCAGCGCGACCGCCCCCACGATCTCGTTCCTGCTCCGGAAGTGGCTGTAGAGCACGGGCTGGCTGTACTCGATCCGCTCGGCGAGCCGGCGCGTGGTGACCGCGTCCCAGCCGTGGGCCTCGGCGAGTTCGCGGGCCGTTGAGACGATCAGCTTGTGGCGGTTGGCCCGCTCGCGTGCCTTGCGTTCGTGTACTGACATGACCCGATCCTAGCATCGCTAGACAATAGTGCGTCGGCAGGTCTATCGTCGCATCAGATTCTAGCGGTGCTAGGAATCAGTGCTGGGAAACCTTTGGAGGGGACATGCAGGACGTAT is from Streptomyces hygroscopicus and encodes:
- a CDS encoding TetR family transcriptional regulator; translation: MGRTSDAKEKILNAAHSLIELRGYSALGVAEICKAADVPKGSFYYFFESKEALALAVLDEHWQTQRGDWARALHDDGEPLSRLRRLFEQTQAGLRAGQQSCGTVSGCMFGNLTLELSNQTEPIRARLQQIFDAQVEMVDTVIAEARERGEVTVGDTRNAARSVVAQLEGQVLFAKLYNNTQHLEALWDNCLALLSARPTGVAAVSS
- a CDS encoding transcriptional regulator, LysR family yields the protein MLSNTDCFADPMPIRHNARVELKRIRYFLEVVRAGTVTAAAERLHIAQPAVSRQLRYLETELGLVLFDRIGPRLRLTSAGRQFAEVAEDLVRRADRIESAARQMARGELSQVVVAAAQTTITEVLAPFVATLAPDDPFISVREVPADQIHSTVREYADLGVAAGPADDPTLTWRLLTDVPLRAYVAPGHRWATEGRHAITITELVTENLLLLTREHPARGILDRAVSQAGLTYARVAESGNALMCEALAASGFGVGVITDLPRFGGHPLLIDTGARTTLRLSLHACWSPQHYAAGALATLVDRLAGFAATYVHDTAWRTGTGSPGGPS
- a CDS encoding beta-lactamase, with translation MSEPVSEQTDTAPSRRRPTSPGGEGVPATAADASPENPATVENWLEPPANRWAFNHVERLFDTAVIPRGHTACRRFVPAGTKLDEVPITTADGSSTVAEFLARTATDAIVVLRGDQLLFERYYGEAAPDRRHALMSISKSIAGMAAGCLVADGTLDVSAPVRSYVPELASSAYGTATVRDVLDMTAALRYSQDYDDPGSQVQVGDRAAGWRPRHDGDPDGVRAFLAGLAPDGPHGLRFQYCSATTDVLAWVLERAAGRPYPDLLGERIWSRIGAEHDAVITLDPVGAPYACAGIHATARDLARFGRCVLDGGMVAGRQVIPEEWVRATRRGGRTAVLPDRDLGSIHPHGTYRNQWWAPGDSVGTFFGIGIFGQYLWLDPVRNVVIVKFSSLPHPRDGRAEHAAALAAIAEAVDGAREM
- a CDS encoding TetR family transcriptional regulator — its product is MSVHERKARERANRHKLIVSTARELAEAHGWDAVTTRRLAERIEYSQPVLYSHFRSRNEIVGAVALEGFAELKTALRAAVPDGPADREAVTALAHAYTDFAERNHALYDAMFSLDNGLPFADEATPAPLREAYQALLDPLHDHAGSDAPGLLVETFWAALHGLVTLTRAGRMPADQVPQRLALLIDRFIPR
- a CDS encoding permease for cytosine/purines uracil thiamineallantoin; the encoded protein is MEQHPSFALERRTIEHIPASERHGRPWHQLALWFSNNVQINTLIIGAVPVGMGLGLTWSIISILVGNLVGALFMAYHSAQGPQLGLPQMVQSRAQFGFYGAILPSVMVVLMYLGFAVEGSLVAGQAIATWAHLPKALGIVVFNVVLLLIPLVGYRLIHAASRMVAVISGVAFLALFVRLLPQLPTDPPGPTTHSVGVIVSAISVCVAWQVTWAPYVSDYSRYLPESTPTRVTFSYTYLGSAGGGAATMVIGAMAATVNSDAVNSDAIGFLADRFPSFGWLVVAALLLGLVPAGAEGPYGAFLTALSALSAEGRVRSTATARAIFVICFAALASALAILASGSLLETFQNITLFVLYLLVPWTAINLTDYYFVRRGHYDIPELLTKNGRYGTFTWWAVLVYVVSIAAELPFINSSIYVGPLVRSLGGADLSWLVGLVVGAVGYYAGTKLFADRRPRPVAPGLVRS